Proteins from one Candidatus Desulfovibrio trichonymphae genomic window:
- a CDS encoding hydrogenase iron-sulfur subunit: MPVLNSKELRLVGFLCNWCSYGGADTAGVARAGQPTDLRIIRVPCSGRVNPLFVVKALLEGADGVLVSGCHPRDCHYAAGNFYARRRLEVLKRFLPVLGIDNARFEYAWVSASEGQRWQHVVTSFTKRIHAMGPAPHFNDAKPLLRVADMALTALRPLGTAQNAAVNELKQAIKDKLPELNCVIGWQQGYDGAHATPLFMKTPEDVDKLSWGPFNVMNPAVYLPLFKGKKTGVVVKGCDSRSVVELLQENLIKREDVLIFALPCEGTLDIARVNEKLGRYTRINAVAYDEAGVTITADGKEHRFCMNDFAQGKCYGCATPMAVLADTRLGEPHKVNPGSSVPPELAMLDDMALSERMAFWRGQMERCLRCYACRNACPMCVCRDYCVSDSRDPHWMSQDADIKQKLFFQTIHALHLSGRCTGCGECQRACPVGIPILALRQQIARAVAQLFDDYKAGLDPAALPPLLGYEAHEKNIHERDWK, from the coding sequence ATGCCGGTGCTGAACAGCAAAGAATTGCGGCTTGTGGGTTTCCTCTGCAACTGGTGTTCTTACGGCGGCGCGGATACTGCCGGTGTGGCCCGCGCCGGGCAGCCGACAGATTTGCGCATCATCCGCGTCCCCTGTTCCGGCCGCGTTAACCCGCTTTTTGTTGTCAAAGCGCTGCTTGAAGGCGCGGACGGCGTGCTGGTCTCAGGCTGCCACCCCCGTGACTGCCATTATGCCGCCGGCAATTTTTACGCACGCCGCCGCCTAGAGGTGCTCAAGCGCTTTCTTCCCGTACTCGGCATTGATAACGCGCGCTTTGAGTACGCCTGGGTTTCAGCTTCTGAAGGACAGCGCTGGCAGCATGTTGTCACCAGCTTTACAAAGCGCATCCACGCGATGGGCCCGGCACCCCATTTTAATGACGCCAAGCCGCTGCTCAGGGTTGCCGATATGGCGCTGACAGCTCTGCGGCCGCTCGGCACAGCTCAAAATGCCGCTGTCAACGAACTGAAACAGGCTATTAAAGACAAGCTGCCGGAACTTAACTGCGTGATAGGCTGGCAACAGGGCTATGACGGCGCGCATGCGACGCCGCTTTTCATGAAAACTCCAGAAGATGTGGATAAATTGTCTTGGGGCCCCTTCAACGTCATGAACCCCGCTGTATATCTGCCCCTGTTCAAAGGGAAAAAAACAGGCGTTGTCGTCAAGGGCTGCGATTCCCGCTCTGTCGTGGAACTATTGCAGGAAAATCTGATCAAACGTGAGGATGTGCTCATTTTTGCCCTGCCGTGTGAAGGCACGCTTGACATAGCGCGCGTCAACGAAAAACTCGGTCGCTATACCCGAATAAACGCTGTCGCCTATGACGAGGCCGGCGTCACCATCACGGCCGACGGAAAGGAACACCGTTTCTGCATGAATGACTTTGCCCAAGGCAAGTGCTACGGGTGCGCGACGCCGATGGCCGTACTGGCAGACACCCGCCTTGGCGAGCCGCATAAGGTGAATCCCGGCTCGTCTGTACCGCCGGAACTGGCCATGCTGGACGATATGGCGCTTTCCGAACGCATGGCCTTCTGGCGCGGGCAAATGGAGCGCTGTCTGCGCTGTTACGCCTGCCGCAACGCCTGCCCCATGTGCGTCTGCCGCGACTACTGCGTTTCGGACAGCCGTGACCCGCATTGGATGAGCCAGGATGCCGATATCAAGCAGAAACTCTTTTTCCAGACCATCCACGCCCTGCATCTGTCCGGGCGATGCACCGGCTGTGGCGAATGCCAGCGGGCCTGCCCTGTGGGCATTCCCATTCTTGCTCTACGCCAGCAGATAGCCCGCGCCGTCGCTCAGCTT